One window from the genome of Carcharodon carcharias isolate sCarCar2 chromosome 9, sCarCar2.pri, whole genome shotgun sequence encodes:
- the LOC121282405 gene encoding flocculation protein FLO11-like codes for MVIFLYHLPVSDAGNGAIGGFNGPMLKASSSSQFLGIAGQADTITLTYFSNKRIKDSIVHHEDQTEKGTCPVTVESSLLIPDGSQPVAQSVLTLSSSSSSILKKANKPCNFTSTSAPAPQPQHLSPSPSAPVPQPQHLSPSPSAPVPQPQHLSPSASAPAPQRQCLSPSTSAPVPQPQHLSASASAPAPQPQHLSPSTSAPAPQPQPLSPSASAPAPQPQCLSPSTSAPVPQPQHLSASASAPAPQRQCLSPSASAPVPQRQRLSPSTSAPAPQPQLLSPSSSAPAPQPQCLSPSSSAPTPQPQHLSPSSSAPTPQPQCLSPSSSAPAPQPQLLSPNTSAPVPQPQHLSPSASGPAPQPQLLSPSASGPAPQPQHLSPSSSAPVPQAQLLSPSTSAPVPQPQHLSASASAPAPQRQCLSPSTSAPVPQPQHLSASASAPAPQRQCLSASASAPAPQPQLLSPNTSAPAPQPQLLSPNTSAPVPQPQLLSPSTSAPAPQPQHLSPSASAPTPQPQCLRPSTSAPAPQPQCLRPSSSAPAPQPQLLSPSCSAPAPQPQHLSPSASAPAPQPQHLSPSSSAPVPQPQRLSPSSSAPAPQPQCLSANASAPAPQRQCLSPSTSAPAPQRQCLSANASAPAPQRQCLSPSTSAPAPQRQCLSPSTSAPAPQRQCLSPSASAPVPQPQHLSASASAPVPQPQRLSTSASAPAPQRQCLSASASAPAPQRQCLSSISQGPLQHVHPTSAHYHQAGERGTCSTKKNPGKLVVLGIATGNLFTLSSMKPCT; via the exons GTCAAGCAGACACCATCACATTGACTTACTTCTCTAACAAGAGGATCAAAGACTCAATTGTCCATCACGAAGATCAA acagaGAAAGGTACATGCCCTGTAACTGTTGAGAGCAGTCTGCTGATCCCGGACGGCAGTCAACCAGTTGCACAGAGTGTGTTGACtttgtcttcctcctcctcatcgaTTCTGAAGAAGGCCAACAAGCCCTGCAACTtcaccagcacctcagccccAGCGCCTCAGCCCCAGCACCTCAGCCCCAGCCCCTCAGCCCCAGTGCCTCAGCCCCAGCACCTCAGCCCCAGCCCCTCAGCCCCAGTGCCTCAGCCCCAGCACCTCAGCCCCAGTGCCTCAGCCCCAGCACCTCAGCGCCAGTGCCTCAGCCCCAGCACCTCAGCGCCAGTGCCTCAGCCCCAGCACCTCAGCGCCAGCGCCTCAGCCCCAGCACCTCAGCCCCAACACCTCAGCCCCAGCACCTCAGCCCCAGCTCCTCAGCCCCAGCCCCTCAGCCCCAGTGCCTCAGCCCCAGCACCTCAGCCCCAGTGCCTCAGCCCCAGCACCTCAGCGCCAGTGCCTCAGCCCCAGCACCTCAGCGCCAGTGCCTCAGCCCCAGCACCTCAGCGCCAGTGCCTCAGCCCCAGCGCCTCAGCGCCAGTGCCTCAGCGCCAGCGCCTCAGCCCCAGCACCTCAGCCCCAGCTCCTCAGCCCCAGCTGCTCAGCCCCAGCTCCTCAGCCCCAGCACCTCAGCCCCAGTGCCTCAGCCCCAGCTCCTCAGCCCCAACACCTCAGCCCCAGCACCTCAGCCCCAGCTCCTCAGCCCCAACACCTCAGCCCCAGTGCCTCAGCCCCAGCTCCTCAGCCCCAGCGCCTCAGCCCCAGCTCCTCAGCCCCAACACCTCAGCCCCAGTGCCTCAGCCCCAACACCTCAGCCCCAGTGCCTCAGGCCCAGCACCTCAGCCCCAGCTCCTCAGCCCCAGTGCCTCAGGCCCAGCTCCTCAGCCCCAGCACCTCAGCCCCAGCTCCTCAGCCCCAGTGCCTCAGGCCCAGCTCCTCAGCCCCAGCACCTCAGCCCCAGTGCCTCAGCCCCAGCACCTCAGCGCCAGTGCCTCAGCCCCAGCGCCTCAGCGCCAGTGCCTCAGCCCCAGCACCTCAGCGCCAGTGCCTCAGCCCCAGCACCTCAGCGCCAGTGCCTCAGCCCCAGCGCCTCAGCGCCAGTGCCTCAGCGCCAGCGCCTCAGCCCCAGCACCTCAGCCCCAGCTCCTCAGCCCCAACACCTCAGCCCCAGCACCTCAGCCCCAGCTCCTCAGCCCCAACACCTCAGCCCCAGTGCCTCAGCCCCAGCTCCTCAGCCCCAGCACCTCAGCCCCAGCTCCTCAGCCCCAACACCTCAGCCCCAGTGCCTCAGCCCCAACACCTCAGCCCCAGTGCCTCAGGCCCAGCACCTCAGCCCCAGCTCCTCAGCCCCAGTGCCTCAGGCCCAGCTCCTCAGCCCCAGCACCTCAGCCCCAGCTCCTCAGCCCCAGCTGCTCAGCCCCAGCTCCTCAGCCCCAGCACCTCAGCCCCAGTGCCTCAGCCCCAGCTCCTCAGCCCCAACACCTCAGCCCCAGCTCCTCAGCCCCAGTGCCTCAGCCCCAGCGCCTCAGCCCCAGCTCCTCAGCCCCAGCACCTCAGCCCCAGTGCCTCAGCGCCAATGCCTCAGCCCCAGCACCTCAGCGCCAGTGCCTCAGCCCCAGCACCTCAGCCCCAGCACCTCAGCGCCAGTGCCTCAGCGCCAATGCCTCAGCCCCAGCACCTCAGCGCCAGTGCCTCAGCCCCAGCACCTCAGCCCCAGCACCTCAGCGCCAGTGCCTCAGCCCCAGCACCTCAGCCCCAGCACCTCAGCGCCAGTGCCTCAGCCCCAGCGCCTCAGCGCCAGTGCCTCAGCCCCAGCACCTCAGCGCCAGTGCCTCAGCGCCAGTGCCTCAGCCCCAGCGCCTCAGCACCAGTGCCTCAGCCCCAGCTCCTCAGCGCCAGTGCCTCAGCGCCAGTGCCTCAGCCCCAGCGCCTCAGCGCCAGTGCCTCAGCAGTATCTCACAAGGACCTCTCCAGCACGTCCACCCTACCTCAGCCCACTACCATCA